The proteins below are encoded in one region of Planctomycetota bacterium:
- a CDS encoding flagellar protein FlgN, with protein MPAQTTKPPAPNALADLECVLRQQIAVYRELGTLLTEHRVALEAMDLQPILAVNKKQSDLRNRLGKLEQHRKAIFAKLGATTLSELAARNGAAGLTVLKLRRELQRISAELGHQSKLTRKVASGMLGHLNTAVRVLTEAAGETGMYDKDGSPTRRRRMSLYMAA; from the coding sequence ATGCCCGCCCAAACGACAAAACCGCCGGCCCCCAATGCACTGGCCGACCTGGAGTGTGTGCTGCGTCAACAGATCGCCGTGTACCGCGAACTCGGCACGTTGCTCACCGAACACCGCGTCGCGCTCGAGGCGATGGACCTTCAACCGATCCTCGCGGTCAACAAGAAGCAGAGCGACCTGCGTAACCGCCTCGGCAAGCTCGAACAGCATCGCAAGGCGATCTTCGCCAAGCTCGGCGCGACGACACTTTCGGAGCTCGCGGCCCGCAACGGCGCGGCCGGACTGACGGTGCTCAAGTTGCGCCGCGAACTGCAACGCATCTCCGCCGAACTCGGGCATCAGTCCAAGCTCACCCGAAAAGTCGCGTCGGGCATGCTCGGTCACCTCAACACCGCGGTCCGCGTGCTCACCGAAGCGGCAGGGGAAACGGGCATGTACGACAAGGACGGCAGCCCGACGCGTCGCCGTCGCATGTCGCTGTACATGGCCGCGTAG
- a CDS encoding rod-binding protein, which produces MTPSLTSSLSADRIRPVARELVAQTFFLPMLKEARETPFTSETSRMLNGGTGGNAFRGMLEEIQARKLANGPGNSIAESIVNRLK; this is translated from the coding sequence GTGACCCCATCACTCACGTCCTCACTCAGCGCCGACAGGATTCGGCCCGTTGCCCGCGAACTTGTCGCGCAGACGTTCTTCCTGCCCATGCTTAAGGAAGCCCGCGAGACGCCGTTCACCAGCGAAACCAGCAGGATGCTCAACGGCGGTACGGGTGGTAATGCCTTCCGCGGCATGCTTGAAGAAATCCAGGCCCGCAAGCTCGCCAACGGCCCCGGCAACAGCATCGCCGAATCGATCGTCAACCGACTCAAGTAA
- a CDS encoding flagellar basal body P-ring protein FlgI, protein MLRTLAILLTFAVTSSAFATRVADITRLAGQREQQLVGMGLIVGLNGSGDGGDFLPAIRPLASMLEKFNNGADIVELQDADNVALVTVTALIPPAGARNGDKVDIFVESIGAAESLRGGRLFITPLQGPMAEGGIFALASGNVVIEDPATPTVGVIRGGAIMEADMLADYVFDNQFTLIVNHAEASPGMTANIAKMINDSEDGQQWATAIDAKNVVVTIPPAERANPNNFVSRVQRLPVPVTTGEARVRINSRTGTITITGEVTISPVIISHRGLTISTMEPDIPPTPGRPRQVDRDFVAIDPENAGGAKLRDLLESLDQLKVSAEDRIAIIKELHRTGRLHAQLIEN, encoded by the coding sequence ATGCTCCGCACCCTCGCCATCCTCCTGACTTTCGCGGTCACGTCATCCGCCTTTGCCACGCGTGTCGCCGACATCACCCGGCTCGCCGGGCAGCGCGAGCAGCAGCTTGTCGGCATGGGCCTGATCGTCGGGCTCAACGGCTCGGGTGACGGCGGCGACTTCCTGCCCGCCATTCGTCCGTTGGCGTCGATGCTCGAGAAGTTCAACAACGGTGCCGACATCGTCGAATTGCAGGACGCCGACAACGTTGCCTTGGTGACGGTGACGGCACTGATTCCGCCGGCCGGCGCTCGCAACGGCGACAAGGTCGACATCTTCGTCGAGTCCATCGGTGCGGCTGAGAGTTTGCGTGGCGGTCGGCTATTCATCACGCCTTTGCAAGGCCCGATGGCCGAGGGCGGCATCTTCGCGCTCGCCAGTGGCAACGTCGTGATCGAAGACCCGGCCACGCCGACGGTCGGCGTCATCCGCGGCGGGGCGATCATGGAAGCCGACATGCTCGCGGACTACGTCTTCGACAACCAGTTCACTCTGATCGTCAATCACGCCGAGGCGTCGCCGGGGATGACCGCGAACATTGCCAAGATGATCAACGATTCCGAGGACGGCCAGCAATGGGCGACAGCGATCGACGCCAAGAACGTTGTCGTGACGATCCCGCCGGCCGAACGCGCGAACCCGAACAACTTCGTGAGCCGGGTTCAGCGGTTGCCGGTACCTGTGACGACCGGCGAGGCCCGTGTCCGGATCAACAGCCGCACCGGGACGATCACGATTACCGGCGAGGTCACGATCAGCCCGGTGATCATCAGCCACAGGGGCCTGACGATCAGCACGATGGAGCCGGACATTCCACCGACGCCCGGCCGACCGCGGCAGGTCGATCGCGATTTCGTCGCCATCGATCCGGAGAACGCCGGTGGTGCCAAGCTCCGCGACCTGCTCGAAAGTCTCGATCAGCTCAAGGTGAGTGCGGAGGACCGCATCGCCATCATCAAGGAACTGCACCGCACCGGCAGGCTTCACGCCCAACTCATCGAGAACTAA
- a CDS encoding flagellar basal body L-ring protein FlgH: MQKPAIILAAAITVPMFAQSQPAGEREVPEGSETNAAQMQPPERDPRLPDDGGSLLRTQLEERRRAQLAGVVVADEAAAVSFFNIAPPEPKLFRKHDLVTIIVRESSSHESEGSAESEKEATLEAALTQFIRPSFGPLGIENMVVGEVPEIDLSGSREFEGEGSVEREDNFVTRITAEVIDVKPNGNLVVAARKRIVTDDDEQLFLLTGICRAEDVTADNTILSTQLGDLDLRKFTEGTVRDATKRGLLPRFTDWLNPF; this comes from the coding sequence ATGCAGAAACCCGCCATCATCCTCGCCGCCGCCATCACCGTTCCGATGTTTGCACAAAGCCAACCGGCCGGTGAGCGTGAAGTACCCGAAGGTTCCGAGACCAACGCCGCGCAGATGCAGCCTCCCGAGCGTGATCCGCGTTTGCCGGACGACGGCGGCTCGCTTCTGCGAACGCAACTCGAAGAGCGCCGCCGGGCACAGCTTGCCGGCGTGGTGGTCGCCGACGAAGCCGCCGCGGTGAGCTTCTTCAACATCGCACCGCCCGAGCCGAAGCTGTTCCGTAAGCACGACCTGGTCACGATCATCGTCCGTGAGTCGAGCAGCCACGAGAGTGAAGGCAGTGCCGAGAGCGAGAAGGAAGCAACTCTCGAAGCCGCGCTCACGCAATTCATTCGTCCGTCGTTCGGTCCGCTCGGGATCGAGAACATGGTGGTCGGCGAGGTGCCCGAGATCGACCTGTCCGGCAGCCGCGAGTTCGAGGGCGAGGGCAGTGTCGAGCGCGAGGACAACTTCGTGACCCGCATCACCGCCGAGGTCATCGACGTCAAGCCCAACGGCAATCTCGTCGTCGCCGCTCGCAAGCGAATCGTCACCGATGACGATGAACAACTGTTCCTGCTCACCGGCATCTGCCGGGCCGAGGACGTCACCGCCGACAACACGATTCTCAGCACCCAGCTTGGCGATTTGGACCTGCGCAAGTTCACCGAGGGCACCGTCCGCGACGCGACCAAGCGTGGTCTGCTGCCACGGTTCACCGACTGGCTCAACCCTTTCTAA
- the flgA gene encoding flagellar basal body P-ring formation chaperone FlgA, which yields MRTRIFCIVLLLAATMARAESFVVAADAASVELASEVRLVGDEVRLAQVARWSVADEPMLRPLADIVVADAPGRYLEVTADDVRNALRREGIAPSRLRFTGALACTVTRLDTTYDADAALAAWAEPAEETKPTATLNDLLLADFARRIGLSVEQVSVEWDAGKSAHILKLPAALFDFDIALRRGGGVGPVRWDVTVRHDGRSETHSVSGRAVRYVDVLTLQRSISKGATIQPDDLISERIALRTAVKRDFATVDQLAGVLADRDLDAGIALTVDMLRPIPLVERGQFVSVSVRNGGIAVKTVAKALETGSLGQAIRVRDEATRRNYIVFVTGPQAAAVDDRAASLTE from the coding sequence ATGCGTACACGCATTTTTTGTATCGTTCTTTTGCTTGCCGCGACGATGGCACGGGCCGAGTCGTTCGTTGTCGCAGCCGACGCCGCGTCGGTGGAACTTGCTTCCGAGGTTCGCCTCGTCGGCGACGAAGTCCGTCTGGCGCAGGTCGCGCGTTGGAGCGTGGCCGACGAGCCGATGCTCCGGCCACTTGCCGACATCGTCGTTGCAGACGCGCCGGGGCGGTACCTCGAAGTCACCGCCGACGATGTCCGCAACGCACTTCGCCGGGAAGGCATCGCGCCGTCAAGGCTCCGATTCACCGGTGCGTTGGCCTGCACGGTGACCCGGCTCGACACGACCTACGACGCGGACGCCGCACTGGCCGCCTGGGCCGAACCCGCCGAGGAAACCAAGCCCACCGCGACGCTCAACGATCTTCTGTTGGCCGACTTCGCCCGGCGTATCGGCTTATCCGTCGAACAGGTCAGCGTCGAGTGGGATGCGGGGAAGTCGGCACACATCCTGAAGTTGCCCGCCGCGTTGTTCGATTTCGACATTGCTCTTCGTCGTGGTGGTGGCGTTGGCCCGGTGCGATGGGACGTGACCGTCCGCCACGACGGTCGTAGCGAGACGCACAGCGTTTCCGGCAGGGCCGTCCGGTACGTTGACGTACTCACGCTCCAACGTTCAATCTCCAAAGGCGCAACCATTCAGCCCGACGATCTGATCAGCGAGCGAATCGCCCTGCGTACCGCGGTGAAACGTGACTTTGCGACCGTGGATCAGCTCGCCGGTGTCCTGGCCGATCGTGACCTCGATGCAGGCATCGCGCTCACGGTCGACATGCTCCGGCCGATCCCGTTGGTCGAGCGTGGGCAGTTCGTCAGCGTCTCGGTTCGTAACGGCGGCATCGCCGTCAAGACCGTCGCCAAGGCACTCGAGACGGGCAGTCTCGGCCAGGCCATTCGCGTTCGGGACGAGGCGACTCGTCGCAACTACATCGTGTTCGTCACTGGCCCGCAGGCCGCCGCGGTCGACGATCGTGCCGCCTCGCTCACCGAGTAA
- the flgG gene encoding flagellar basal-body rod protein FlgG, translating to MAITALHSAATGLKGLSTQIDVIANNLANAETTAFKRSRVNFEDLLYVEKRAPGALNRQGDVSPSGIYVGAGVTISNTALDLTQGPLEPTDRELDVAIEGDGFFRVSISDDVGDGTAYTRNGNFFRAADGALVLGVGDGYRLEPQVTVPDDIVPRSINISQDGEVSVLLSGEITPTSIGQIEIFRFVNPQGLRLLGGSLFQETEASGSAIRTPPRENGAGELVQRHLESSNVDPVKELVTLIKTQRAFELNSQSIQTADQALQTIGNLRRY from the coding sequence ATGGCCATCACCGCACTCCATTCCGCCGCGACCGGACTCAAGGGACTGTCGACACAGATCGACGTCATCGCCAACAACCTGGCCAACGCCGAAACGACGGCGTTCAAGCGCAGCCGGGTCAACTTTGAAGACCTGCTCTACGTCGAGAAGCGTGCCCCGGGGGCGCTCAACCGTCAGGGCGACGTCTCGCCCAGTGGCATCTATGTCGGTGCCGGTGTCACCATCAGCAACACGGCGCTGGACCTGACCCAGGGTCCGCTGGAGCCGACCGATCGCGAACTGGACGTCGCCATCGAAGGTGACGGCTTTTTCCGCGTGTCGATTTCCGACGACGTCGGCGACGGCACCGCCTACACCCGCAACGGCAACTTCTTCCGCGCCGCGGACGGTGCGTTAGTTCTGGGTGTCGGTGACGGCTATCGCCTCGAACCCCAGGTGACCGTGCCGGACGACATCGTGCCCAGATCGATCAACATCAGCCAGGATGGCGAGGTGAGCGTGTTGCTCTCTGGTGAAATCACGCCGACGAGTATCGGCCAGATCGAGATCTTCCGTTTCGTCAACCCGCAGGGATTGCGACTTCTCGGTGGTTCTCTCTTCCAGGAAACCGAAGCTTCCGGCTCCGCCATTCGGACACCGCCCAGGGAAAACGGTGCCGGCGAACTGGTCCAGCGTCACCTCGAGTCGTCGAACGTCGACCCGGTCAAGGAACTGGTCACGTTGATCAAAACGCAACGCGCGTTCGAGTTGAACAGTCAGTCGATTCAGACCGCCGACCAGGCGCTGCAGACCATCGGAAACCTGCGTCGTTACTAA
- a CDS encoding flagellar hook-basal body protein, producing the protein MSSYGTYLSAAGMTHAAQRVDLIANNLANLETAGFKRTLATVTERRPADVTDTTGRNRIGGGPWMGPTILDLSQGAFEPTGNKLDVALLGPGFLATSEADGSDLRLTRDGGFQISEEGYLTTNNAFPRFVLDHEGKPIDLAGVPLSKLNINKDGSITDANSYPIARIGFFEVDNPAALRPEGGNEFTGVDDVADLTLSYGTELRGGFVERANIDPTVEMTRMLLAQRQLEGNARMIQYQDTATEKLVNTVGKIS; encoded by the coding sequence ATGAGCAGCTACGGCACCTATCTCTCGGCGGCCGGCATGACCCACGCTGCCCAGCGGGTCGACCTGATCGCCAACAACCTGGCGAACCTCGAAACCGCAGGCTTCAAGCGGACACTCGCCACGGTCACCGAACGCCGTCCCGCCGATGTCACGGACACGACGGGTCGCAACCGCATCGGCGGTGGCCCGTGGATGGGGCCGACCATTCTCGACCTTTCCCAGGGCGCGTTCGAGCCGACCGGCAACAAACTCGATGTCGCACTGCTCGGCCCCGGTTTCCTGGCGACCTCCGAGGCTGACGGTTCTGATCTGCGTCTCACCCGCGACGGTGGTTTCCAGATCAGCGAGGAAGGCTACCTCACGACCAACAACGCTTTCCCGCGCTTCGTCCTCGATCACGAGGGCAAGCCGATCGATCTCGCCGGTGTGCCGCTGTCCAAGCTGAACATCAACAAGGACGGCTCGATCACCGACGCGAACTCTTACCCCATCGCCCGCATCGGTTTCTTCGAAGTGGACAACCCCGCCGCGCTCCGTCCCGAAGGGGGTAACGAGTTCACCGGCGTCGACGATGTCGCGGACCTGACGCTTTCCTACGGCACCGAGCTACGCGGCGGTTTCGTCGAGCGCGCCAACATCGACCCGACCGTCGAAATGACTCGCATGCTCCTCGCCCAACGTCAACTCGAAGGCAACGCGCGGATGATCCAATATCAGGACACCGCCACCGAGAAGCTCGTGAACACCGTCGGCAAGATCTCCTAA
- a CDS encoding VWA domain-containing protein: protein MFPQFLNFTTAAIAAAVAVPLLLILYFLKLRRQPAYVSSTLLWKKAVQDLQVNSPFQRLRRNLLLLLQLLLLFLLLFALSRPVSNVRATAGDKSVILIDRSASMNANDGETGSRLDDAKDQALALVDTMGRGDVAMVIAFDDTAEILQPFTADAGALRAAIRGIEPTDRFTNLEPAYKLADAQMAFDPDNLRSDLTPIDVFLYSDGNAGDGQELSLQGNLRYTALGKDDSPNLGIVALDARRNFDRPTEVQVFARLANFGPEKSTANVRMSVSTLNSENPAEDNWQTRDIDGNLYVYPASLDGEALQAAIDEEGTPQRDAVEFTLDLTTAATIRLELINNDGDVLSADDQAYVFVPPPRPLNVLVVTDGNYFLEKALAALNIEEPTYIGLAEYAPDGVLDYDVIFFDRFSPQALPASGNFVFLGGTPPEGSELIQATNENGERLFAQEQLVLDWDRDNPMLAGLNMGKLYAAETPMWSVPLDATVLLEGIKGPMLVLHRQGGRTTLVGFDVYESNWPTNVTFPVFLHNAIKFLAVGSDLAVRQSIPPGTNPRLPRSNIDRAGNPDRITVNGPDGDLDKDVPEAGDLVLDPLENVGLYTLEPAVPQFERLAVNLLSASESAIAPSELPPGGVGATVEGGSRLSRLEWWWWLTAAAGLFLIVEWWVYTRKVAA, encoded by the coding sequence ATGTTTCCGCAGTTCCTGAACTTCACCACCGCCGCCATCGCCGCCGCCGTGGCGGTGCCGTTGTTGCTCATCCTGTACTTCCTCAAGCTCCGTCGGCAGCCGGCTTATGTGTCGTCGACGCTGCTGTGGAAGAAGGCCGTGCAGGACCTGCAGGTCAACAGCCCGTTCCAACGGCTGCGGCGAAACCTGCTGTTGCTCTTGCAACTGCTGCTGCTGTTCCTGCTGCTCTTCGCGCTGAGTCGGCCGGTGAGCAACGTGCGGGCCACGGCGGGGGACAAGTCCGTCATCCTCATCGACCGCTCGGCCAGTATGAACGCCAACGACGGCGAGACAGGCAGCCGGCTCGACGATGCGAAGGACCAGGCGCTGGCGCTGGTCGACACGATGGGCCGGGGCGACGTCGCGATGGTGATCGCGTTCGATGACACGGCGGAGATCCTCCAGCCGTTCACCGCCGACGCTGGGGCACTGCGGGCGGCGATCCGCGGCATCGAGCCGACCGACCGCTTCACCAATCTTGAGCCGGCGTACAAACTGGCCGACGCGCAGATGGCGTTCGATCCGGACAACCTTCGGTCGGATCTGACACCGATTGATGTGTTCCTCTATTCCGACGGCAACGCCGGCGATGGCCAGGAACTCTCGCTCCAGGGCAACCTCCGCTACACCGCTCTGGGCAAGGACGACTCGCCCAACCTCGGCATCGTCGCGCTCGATGCCCGGCGGAACTTCGATCGGCCGACCGAGGTGCAGGTCTTCGCTCGCCTGGCCAACTTCGGCCCCGAGAAGTCGACCGCCAACGTCCGCATGAGCGTCTCCACGCTCAACTCAGAGAACCCCGCCGAGGACAACTGGCAGACCCGCGACATCGACGGCAACCTATATGTTTATCCGGCATCTCTCGATGGCGAAGCGCTGCAAGCAGCCATCGACGAGGAGGGCACGCCGCAGCGCGATGCGGTGGAGTTCACGCTGGACCTGACCACCGCCGCGACGATCCGGCTGGAGCTGATCAACAATGACGGCGATGTCCTCTCCGCCGACGATCAGGCGTACGTGTTCGTCCCGCCGCCGCGGCCGCTCAACGTGTTGGTCGTGACCGACGGCAATTACTTCCTGGAGAAAGCCCTCGCCGCGCTCAACATCGAGGAGCCGACTTACATCGGGCTTGCCGAGTATGCCCCCGACGGCGTGCTCGATTACGACGTGATCTTTTTCGACCGATTCTCACCGCAAGCGTTGCCAGCGTCAGGGAACTTCGTCTTCCTCGGCGGCACGCCGCCGGAAGGATCGGAGCTGATCCAGGCGACCAACGAGAACGGCGAACGGCTTTTCGCGCAGGAGCAACTGGTGCTCGACTGGGACCGCGACAATCCGATGCTCGCGGGACTGAACATGGGCAAGCTGTACGCCGCGGAGACGCCGATGTGGTCGGTGCCGCTGGATGCGACGGTGCTGCTCGAAGGCATCAAGGGGCCGATGCTAGTGCTCCATCGACAGGGCGGTCGGACCACGCTGGTCGGCTTCGACGTGTACGAGTCCAACTGGCCGACCAACGTCACCTTCCCAGTCTTCCTGCACAACGCGATCAAGTTCCTCGCGGTCGGCTCGGACCTGGCCGTGCGGCAGTCGATCCCGCCGGGCACCAACCCGCGCTTGCCACGCAGCAACATCGACCGCGCCGGCAACCCAGACCGCATCACCGTCAACGGCCCGGACGGCGACCTCGACAAGGACGTTCCCGAAGCCGGCGATCTGGTGCTCGATCCGCTGGAAAACGTCGGGCTCTACACGTTGGAGCCGGCCGTGCCGCAGTTTGAACGTCTCGCCGTCAACCTGCTCAGCGCCAGCGAGTCAGCCATCGCGCCCAGCGAACTCCCCCCCGGCGGCGTGGGTGCCACCGTCGAGGGCGGTAGTCGGCTGAGCCGGCTCGAATGGTGGTGGTGGCTCACCGCCGCCGCCGGGCTTTTCCTCATCGTCGAATGGTGGGTGTACACCCGCAAGGTCGCGGCGTGA
- a CDS encoding oligosaccharide flippase family protein has product MSDSTAGPTDSAGKTYGQTAIRGAKFAAVAAILSRLLSLGSQIVLGVLLLPEDFTLWALVLGCVAIFAVLRESSIHRVLIARKKEFDRLARPALYLVVGSNLLAITLIGALSPVFASYYEQPKLRDLLLLMCCAMFVGLGNSVYQVKVSLDLHFGFIAKTTTIVNFVRALTMIAVAAVWASPACFIVGYGASLFVEAVMYRHRAGKLPPTTEPVLGPMIEILRDGGWVMLGAIATALIMQGDFLVIGRMTTDDEQLLGFYTFGFQLSIAFASMLIGSLGRVLAPTFSHIIDDQPRLEKGVERSFRLLTLLSALSGCLLAVSAAPGLTLVWGEKWQAAIIVVQALSFATATRSISVIGNSLLEARGRWIIRTAILSADAIGTLLVAYIGCRLGGLTNIALCVGGYRWLVGIIATTVSLRAMGMSPMIFYRGASGPLAITGIAAALTLTLDYQFMAELPAAVRLAVVVAVFGGLAVGAFAVFMPARLKELVQVVGRGKKKPVAEDDRNSEPVEA; this is encoded by the coding sequence GTGTCCGATTCAACCGCCGGCCCGACCGATTCCGCCGGCAAAACCTATGGCCAGACCGCCATTCGCGGTGCGAAGTTCGCAGCCGTGGCAGCGATCCTCTCGCGGCTCCTCTCGCTCGGTAGCCAGATCGTGCTCGGCGTTCTGCTCCTGCCCGAGGACTTTACGTTGTGGGCATTGGTGCTCGGCTGCGTTGCGATTTTTGCGGTGTTGCGTGAGTCGTCGATACACCGTGTCCTCATCGCCCGCAAGAAGGAGTTCGACCGCCTGGCCCGGCCGGCGCTGTACTTGGTTGTCGGGTCGAACCTGCTCGCCATCACACTCATTGGTGCGCTGAGCCCGGTGTTCGCCAGCTACTACGAGCAGCCCAAGCTCAGGGACCTGCTTTTACTGATGTGCTGCGCGATGTTTGTCGGACTTGGTAACTCCGTTTATCAGGTGAAGGTATCGCTCGATCTGCACTTTGGGTTCATAGCCAAGACGACGACGATCGTGAACTTCGTTCGAGCGCTGACCATGATTGCGGTGGCGGCGGTGTGGGCGTCGCCGGCGTGTTTCATCGTGGGGTACGGCGCGTCGCTTTTCGTCGAGGCGGTGATGTATCGTCACCGTGCTGGCAAGCTCCCACCGACGACCGAGCCAGTACTCGGCCCGATGATCGAGATCCTCCGCGATGGTGGCTGGGTCATGCTCGGGGCAATCGCCACGGCGCTGATCATGCAAGGCGACTTCCTTGTGATCGGCCGGATGACGACCGACGATGAGCAGTTGCTCGGCTTCTACACGTTTGGTTTCCAACTCTCGATCGCGTTCGCGTCCATGCTCATTGGGAGTCTTGGCCGGGTTCTTGCTCCGACGTTCAGCCACATCATCGACGATCAGCCTCGATTGGAAAAGGGTGTCGAGCGTTCGTTCCGTTTGCTGACGTTGCTTTCAGCTCTGTCGGGATGTTTGCTGGCCGTATCGGCGGCGCCGGGGCTCACGTTGGTCTGGGGCGAGAAGTGGCAAGCCGCCATCATTGTCGTCCAGGCGTTGTCGTTCGCGACGGCAACCCGGTCGATTTCGGTCATCGGCAACTCGCTACTCGAAGCGCGGGGCCGATGGATCATCCGAACAGCCATCCTGTCCGCCGACGCCATTGGGACCTTGTTGGTCGCCTACATCGGCTGCCGGCTCGGTGGCTTGACCAACATCGCGCTGTGCGTCGGCGGCTATCGGTGGCTCGTGGGCATCATCGCGACGACCGTGTCGCTTCGGGCAATGGGGATGTCGCCGATGATTTTCTATCGGGGAGCGAGTGGCCCGCTCGCGATCACCGGAATCGCGGCGGCACTAACGCTGACCCTCGATTACCAGTTCATGGCGGAACTGCCCGCGGCCGTACGGCTCGCCGTGGTCGTTGCGGTCTTCGGCGGACTTGCCGTCGGGGCGTTTGCCGTGTTCATGCCGGCCCGACTCAAGGAACTGGTCCAGGTCGTCGGCCGGGGTAAGAAGAAACCCGTCGCCGAGGACGATCGCAACTCCGAGCCGGTTGAAGCATGA
- a CDS encoding polysaccharide pyruvyl transferase family protein: MNAQPTPSKRIHLHGCYHTGNFGDLLLLDLLARHVNRTHHQRPTDLFPPVEDHHHFGVETVDIGKGPRTAFSTDVAVLGGGGYLVASESKSAIRRLLRYSVPAHIWQLRGVPYAVVGVGAGPSLAGAAPRRIRRILKGATAICPRDQESADLLASIGVDRDRMEVTADIVMSLTPDQIPAGIDDATDEQVQRESDRKRIAMHLPLRGSHPDAYQRILELVGDELRGRDDVEVYWLFDHGFDGNDDTIRQFHNEHHIPGGKIIAERHIWKFVELLRRFNMVITSKLHVGIVSWAMGTPTCGLSAHGKTRRFYRQIGRLDFQQNLDEDLDKVRTWVRMLLDDDPQLASEDVDARVELPRLARRNFEVADEVIRSVG, encoded by the coding sequence ATGAACGCTCAGCCGACCCCATCCAAACGCATCCACCTCCACGGCTGCTACCACACCGGCAACTTTGGCGACCTGCTGCTGCTTGACCTGCTCGCAAGACATGTAAACCGAACCCATCACCAACGGCCGACCGACCTGTTTCCGCCCGTCGAAGATCACCATCACTTCGGCGTCGAGACAGTCGACATCGGCAAGGGTCCGCGTACCGCGTTCTCGACCGATGTCGCTGTCTTAGGTGGCGGCGGCTACCTCGTGGCATCGGAATCCAAATCCGCGATCCGCCGACTGCTGCGATACTCGGTACCGGCCCATATCTGGCAACTGCGTGGAGTGCCGTACGCCGTGGTAGGCGTGGGTGCGGGACCGAGCCTTGCAGGTGCCGCGCCTCGGCGAATACGCCGCATCCTCAAAGGTGCGACGGCCATCTGTCCGCGTGATCAGGAAAGTGCCGACCTACTCGCGTCCATCGGCGTCGACCGCGACCGGATGGAAGTAACCGCCGACATCGTCATGTCGCTCACACCTGACCAGATCCCTGCGGGAATCGATGACGCGACCGACGAACAGGTCCAGCGCGAATCTGATCGCAAGCGGATTGCGATGCATCTCCCGTTGCGTGGTTCGCACCCCGACGCCTACCAGCGAATTCTCGAGCTCGTCGGTGACGAACTTCGCGGACGTGATGACGTGGAGGTCTATTGGCTTTTCGATCACGGCTTCGACGGCAACGATGACACGATCCGGCAGTTCCATAACGAACACCACATACCGGGCGGCAAGATCATCGCCGAGCGACACATCTGGAAGTTCGTCGAACTGCTCCGTCGGTTCAACATGGTGATCACGAGCAAGCTGCACGTCGGGATCGTGTCGTGGGCGATGGGTACGCCGACGTGTGGGCTCTCGGCCCACGGCAAAACCCGCCGCTTCTACCGGCAGATCGGCCGGCTCGACTTTCAACAGAATCTCGACGAAGACCTCGACAAAGTCCGCACTTGGGTACGCATGCTTCTCGACGACGACCCACAGTTGGCCAGCGAAGATGTCGACGCACGTGTGGAGCTCCCCCGCTTGGCCCGACGAAACTTCGAAGTTGCCGACGAAGTGATTCGCAGCGTCGGCTAG